One region of Juglans microcarpa x Juglans regia isolate MS1-56 chromosome 7S, Jm3101_v1.0, whole genome shotgun sequence genomic DNA includes:
- the LOC121240674 gene encoding exocyst complex component EXO70H1-like: MPRKGMRSIFFRSSSPSRTSIPPSSPSLRFSESLMEDNIEIVESLLNKWDSDFSTYAKITSLFHGDRAVAKQYLHSVKGLQSAMQYLVTQNATSDKLVKAQNLMERAMKRLEKEFYQILSVNRDQLDPESVSIRSSRSSASRSSISDLEDNELEDEFRVAGESISEVERVSVAAMADLKSIADCMISAGYGKECVKIYKIIRKSIIDEALYHLGVEELSLSQVKKMDWEVLELKIGNWLKAVKIGVKTLFYGERILLDHVLSASVAIKESCFAEILRESAMSLFGFPELVAKCKKSPEKIFRTLDLYEAISDLWPEIESIFSYESTSVIRSQAISSLINLGDSVRTMLMDFEKAILKDSSRTTVSGGGVHPLTRYVMNYICFLADYSGVLADIVADWPLVLQSPLPESYFASPGPDDSPISVRIAWLILVLLCKLDGKAELYKDSALSHLFLVNNLQYVVVKVRTSNLKLFLGEDWAMKHESKVKQYASNYERIGWSRVFESLPENPTTEISPEQAKVCLKRFNTAFGEAYRKQKSWVVTNPKLRDEIKVSVAKKLGSVYRRFYDRYQFRFGSDALVKYAPDDLENHLSDLLYGSGGAGSVSSSFSSSHSRGRLSR; the protein is encoded by the coding sequence ATGCCGAGAAAAGGAATGAGGAGCATTTTCTTCAGGTCTTCGTCCCCATCTAGAACAAGTATCCCACCTTCATCACCGAGCCTCAGATTCTCTGAATCGTTAATGGAGGACAACATCGAAATCGTGGAGTCTCTCCTTAATAAGTGGGATTCTGACTTCTCCACCTACGCCAAAATCACCTCCCTTTTCCACGGCGACCGCGCCGTGGCCAAACAGTACCTACACTCCGTCAAAGGCTTGCAGTCCGCCATGCAATACTTGGTTACCCAGAACGCTACCTCCGACAAGCTTGTTAAGGCTCAGAACTTGATGGAAAGGGCTATGAAGAGGTTGGAGAAGGAGTTCTACCAGATTTTGTCGGTTAATAGGGATCAGCTCGATCCGGAATCGGTTTCCATCCGCTCTTCCAGATCCTCGGCGTCGAGGTCGAGTATTTCGGACTTGGAGGACAACGAGTTGGAGGACGAGTTTCGAGTTGCCGGAGAGTCGATCTCTGAGGTGGAGCGAGTCTCGGTGGCTGCCATGGCGGACTTGAAATCCATTGCGGACTGTATGATCTCCGCCGGTTATGGGAAAGAGTGCGTGAAAATCTACAAAATAATACGCAAGTCGATTATAGATGAGGCCTTGTATCATCTTGGGGTTGAGGAGTTGAGTCTCTCGCAGGTGAAGAAGATGGATTGGGAGGTGCTGGAGCTGAAGATCGGGAACTGGCTGAAAGCTGTAAAAATTGGCGTGAAAACTCTCTTCTATGGAGAGAGGATTCTCTTGGATCACGTGCTTTCGGCTTCCGTAGCAATCAAAGAATCGTGCTTCGCTGAGATTTTAAGAGAGAGCGCGATGAGCTTGTTTGGATTCCCGGAACTCGTGGCAAAGTGCAAAAAATCTCCCGAGAAAATATTCCGCACGCTGGACTTGTACGAAGCTATCTCTGATCTCTGGCCGGAGATCGAATCAATTTTCTCGTACGAATCAACCTCAGTAATCCGATCACAGGCCATCAGTTCTCTGATCAACCTCGGCGATTCGGTGCGAACGATGCTAATGGACTTCGAAAAGGCCATACTGAAGGACTCGTCGAGGACTACTGTCTCTGGCGGTGGAGTACACCCTCTCACGCGCTACGTTATGAACTACATCTGCTTCCTCGCCGATTACAGCGGGGTGCTAGCCGACATTGTCGCTGACTGGCCTTTAGTATTACAGTCGCCGTTACCGGAATCCTACTTCGCGAGTCCAGGTCCCGACGATAGTCCGATTTCCGTCCGAATAGCGTGGCTGATCCTTGTCCTCCTCTGCAAGCTTGACGGCAAAGCCGAGCTCTACAAGGACTCTGCGCTCTCGCACCTTTTCCTGGTAAACAACCTCCAATACGTCGTCGTTAAGGTGCGCACATCGAACCTAAAACTTTTTCTTGGTGAGGATTGGGCTATGAAGCACGAATCAAAAGTCAAACAGTATGCTTCGAACTACGAGCGGATCGGTTGGAGCAGAGTGTTCGAGTCATTACCGGAAAATCCAACGACCGAGATTTCGCCGGAGCAAGCGAAGGTCTGTTTGAAGAGATTCAACACGGCGTTCGGTGAGGCGTACAGGAAACAAAAATCGTGGGTAGTTACCAACCCGAAACTCCGGGACGAGATCAAAGTTTCGGTGGCGAAGAAGCTTGGATCGGTGTATCGGAGATTTTATGACAGGTATCAGTTTAGGTTTGGGTCGGATGCATTGGTCAAGTATGCCCCTGATGATTTGGAAAACCACTTGTCGGATCTGTTGTACGGGAGCGGGGGTGCAGGGAGTGTTTCGTCATCTTTCTCCTCGTCCCATTCGCGTGGTCGGCTAAGCCGTTGA